DNA from Branchiostoma lanceolatum isolate klBraLanc5 chromosome 9, klBraLanc5.hap2, whole genome shotgun sequence:
ctacggagagagggtccaatctggagaGAGGGTATATCTGCAGATATACCCTCtctccagattggaccctctctccgtagctaactccctttatttgccgattcctactattttcccagccatctcgcggagcctggtagaggctaactggTTACCACTACATCATGCGATAATCAGCGTGGAAATATATTCTTTGGTGATGTAACCTCTATCAACatcaatccgccgggttacatgaaTTAGCCGctttgaaaacacacacacacacacaaacacactggagatctgcttggacgtatcttttcagggtggaattatgttagtagaggTTATATTAATTCTCTGGTGACATGTTGACACCATCCAATTATGGTAAAATGACACATATATAGTTCTATGAGTTAGAGATAGTTATAGCTCTTAGAAATAACATTTAGAGATAACATGAAGATTTTCCAAGATGCGATACATAGTTATGAGCAATGGTATCTTAGAACTAGTAACTCGAAGTTCCCGCAAATTTCCAAACATGTTGTATCAGGTAGGTCCTGATAGAACTGGATATTCTTAACTACACTTCTGTTCATCCGAATGTGTGACCTGGTTAAACCTGGCCAGCCTTGGGGTCCTATCACACTTGCGTGCGTCACAAtgatattcaagtgcgcatgggttgcgcattaacatttttttaaagtaaagttTGCGTGAAAGAAATtcgaagttgttttctactttgacccaccgttgtgcagcatagttatcgaaccaaagaaatgatttcttcggctgcaaacttaacctaaaccaaaaacatgtacatgttaatacgcaactcatgtaactcatgcggacttgtttaTACGCAAAAGTGTGAAGGTAGCCTGGAAACCCTACCATAGGGTGGCGGcgaaactctctatggcagctaaagtagaaaggatgcgaaattctatatggaagctaagtagacaggctgacagaaacgggtcaataaagcagactgggcccggtaaaacacccctaagccgacccctatagactgggaccaggctagtgTGAAGGGGGCCTTAGCCAATGAACCAGAGCGGTCGATGAGCGTCCTGTAGGTCGCATTGTATGGTCACATGAAGATCATGCTGGTGTTTGTCATCTGTTCTCTGATTGGTCTGGACAAACAGAACGGCAATGTTTGCCAGGTTAAAGGTCCAAATGTCACTGTTCCTTGTAAGTCGAGTTGGTTGTATGTTCATTGGGAGGGtaacaaagcagaaaaagaGCATGCCAAAATGAAGATTACAATAGGGACTATCCTAGCTGTGGTGTCACTGCCATGCTGCCTACAATCGACCTACGCACAGTCACCAGCGCTGACTGAATTTGTGAACTACTTCGTAGGGCTGGAGAAGAACAAGCCGATCGACTGGAAAAGCACTCTGTACTTTCTGAACACTGGTCAACTCGACCCTACGTGTTACAACCAGGCCTACACCGTGCACAATGATACCATACTAACCAAGTCGTACGCTGCAAATAGTAAGTGGAACCTTTGGATTTTTTAGTCATGGTGTAGccatgtatgattgtatgatttttttgtcgTTCGATTTTCGGAAAGATCTTGACAGAATCAAACGCCGGTCTACGACAACTTTTTCGGACACAAGACAAATAAAATGTATACGACACATCCACAACTGCACCAATGATGTCCTAAATTTGCTGTCGTGTGAATGTTACTTCTTCGCAATTGTAAGCCGCTTGTTGAACTTTGATCCATAGTTATAAAATGATTGAACCAGTGATTCAACAAGTGATATCACTCAGTGGTCATGATGATCTTGCTATGAAGTTTGCTGTTGGTGGGTTGTCTAGGCCTAAATCAAATCACTTCGAATGAGTCTGagctgttgttatttttgtatgcaaCCATTGTGCAACGTTAtatgagaaaatacatttgaTAAAAGTTTCTATACGCTTCCCACCGATTTGAGGGCACGGTTATTAGTTAATAAGTTGTAACTAATTCAAACAACAGCATGTTGTAGGCAGTGTAGAGTGAGGGGAAATGCATGGGGCATCTGAAATCATTGTGTTTGGTGCTGTTACTTCAATACTATTGATTGTTATTTTAAAAGCGGCATTGCACTACACGGTGAATGACAATGAATGTATCCCAATCACTCCTGTCAGTGCTGGACAGCACAGGAAAACTGACACCATCAGGGATGTTCCAAGGCAACTGGCTGGAACTTGGCGACTACAGGGAATGTACAGTCGATGCCAGGAATGCTGCGGACAGGCCTGAAGACATCGAGCCCATGTACTGTCTGGTGCTATGGGGAGGGATCCCGGGGGTAAGGACGATTGTTCTGTCTGGTGATGTGGGGAGGGATACCGGGGGTAAGGACGGTTGTACTGCCTGGTGCTATGGGGAGGGATACCGGGGGTAAGGACGGTTGTACTGTCTGGTGATGTGGGGAGGGATACCGGGGGTAAGGACGGTTGTACTGTCTGGTGCTATGGGGAGGGATACCGGGGGTAAGGACGATTGTACTGCCTGGTGCTATGGGGAGGGATCCCGGGGGTAAGGACGATTGTTCTGTCTGGTGATGTGGGGAGGGATACCGGGGGTAAGGACGGTTGTACTGCCTGGTGCTATGGGGAGGGATACCGGGGGTAAGGACGGTTGTACTGTCTGGTGATGTGGGGAGGGATACCGGGGGTAAGGACGGTTGTACTGTCTGGTGCTATGGGGAGGGATACCGGGGGTAAGGACGGTTGTACTGCCTGGTGCTATGGGGAGGGATACCGGGGGTAAGGACGGTTGTACTGTCTGGTGATGTGGGGAGGGATACCGGGGGTAAGGACGGTTGTACTGTCTGGTGCTATGGGGAGGGATACCGGGGGTAAGGACGGTTGTACTGCCTGGTGCTATGGGGAGGGATCCCGGGGGTAAGgacgttttttttctgtctggTGTTATGGGGAGAGATACCGGGGGTAAGGACGGTTGTATTGTCTTGGAAAAAACATTGAAAGGGCGTAATACTCACATCGATGTCAAGCTGATAAAATGTACTTGTGGAATTGGGATGCTGTGAATGTACTCCGTCTATGTACCAAAGTTGTAGGTTAGTTTCCAGGAACAAGGTTACTCGCTGCAGTACATGGCGTCTGAAGTATGTTTAGtactatgaaatacatgtacaaatcaacCAATGTTTTTCCCAGGAGATTTCTGGCTATTCCCCGTTCTACACACAGGGCGTTTGTGTTCCTAAATCCTGCAGTGACCGCGCTGTAGGAAATCTAACATGGACAGGTACGCTTGTTTTATGTCCGAACACATGACGTGTATGAGGTAGTCCTAGGTCCTAAACTCCATGGCTAGCTTACTACTCTgctatgttatctgtctattttgccaatttcttcTATCGTGGACGCGGTAGAGGCTATGTATGAAGGAGTATATTTGATAGTCTCGCGGGCGAGTGCGTGTATGTCTGGTCTTATTGAATTCACTGCATCATCGAAACTATCTTGTTATGGGATGACCAGTAACTGATTATAGCTTATGTCTACACAAGAGGAGCTTTTTTTATATGTCTCATGGTGATTTTGTTGGAACATATGTAGACTAACATTGCGAGTAAATCAACACGGCCTATGATTAAATCTAAAGACAGGGTGAGTGCCTCAAATTATCACTTTATTTTCCCATTCTCGAAGGCTTCCTCGGGGTGAAGCCGATGCCATCCTGGTTTCCAGTGGCCGTGAACTGTCAGAGAGAGGAGACTTACGCCACTTACTCAGCTGGAGCAATTGTTGCACTGTACGTCAGCATCACAGTTTTAAAAACTCACTAAATTCTTCAATTGCGTTTCATGCAATCACTTTTGATGCGTTTGATAGATATCCGAAACAAATCTTTATGATTGACATCActtttgattaacattataaCCTAATTATGATACTGGTTTCTTTTATCACGTCATACTCCGCGAAAAAGTCTGTATTGTTTTCCCGTGTAGTTAAAGGTTAGACAGAAGAAATACAGCAATTTTTGGCTACGCCTCAGGGACGGAGCCTACTTTATAGTATTGGGCTTGATTTGAataaattttgtgatgtattatCTAAAACCGTGCTGTTTGTCGCTGTGAGTACACAGAAAATGATGGTCTACAAAACGGCTGGTATTACAAAGTTAGAATTAATTGTAATGTGTGTTACAGGATCATTGTGTCTATCATGCTTGGCGTCCTTGCAGTCAGTACGGTTTATGAGTTCAAGATCACCATGTGGTTCTCTGAAGAGGAAAGGAAATACTTAACCGTCTGTAAgtgttcatatttttttctcttcatttaAAAGTGGATTCAAGACctttacaaacacacacgggtaatattttatgtcataataataagtttattgcacgTTCTTGCTagttgcaagtacatgaaacatggaaggacggacagacaatcggtaacaatatagcatgtgacaaTATAGCATATGCAGAGAATGCCGAGGCATATTCATACGCAAAATCCTACTTGGAAATGTAACTATGATACGTATACGCCGTAAAAAGGTTAAATATATATGATAATCTATATTGTGTTTTTAGTTTTGACATAAAACGTAATATTTTAGTAACCAGCAACACACAGCGAAATGTATGTCTTTTCTTGCAAACATACTTTTAGTTGACTAAAACTTCCTTGACCACCTGACAGCCGGAGTTGGCCGGTTCTTTCTGTCCTGTTCGGTGTACTCCAACACGAAGAAGCTGTTCAACACGTACCAGCACCCCGGCCAACTTCCGGCACTTCACGGCATCCGGGTCATCAGCACTCTGTGGATCATCTATGGACACACTAACTTCTTCACCAGTTATAACATCGACATAGGCAAGTATCAATGTCGCTGAGACATGGCCTCAAAACAGCTCTACTGTAGTCGAAACGTAGTCAATCAACTCTTAGACTGGGTTTTCTGGAGATAGATCATCTTATAAATGTTTCCATAGCTGGTATTATATAGATTAATGAGTTTTGAAGCACAATGTTGTTCATTACAGTTAACAAGGTGGAAAAAGCGCAAGCTAGTGACCAGTGGTGGTACTTCATCCAAGGTAACATGGACATGGCGGTGGACACATTCCTTCTACTCAGGTACCGCTATAACCACCAGTAGGAACTAGACAAAGATCTTTGCACATCAAAATGTTCATAGGATTTTCTCTGGGGGATTTTTCTCGACAAAGTGCATTGGGTATTTCTCTTGGAAGAGTATTATTTCCTTCATCTTCCAGTGGTTTGTTGGTGACTTACCTCTTCATGAAGCAGATGAAGAAGACGGGCGGACAGTTTACATGGGGAGACTATGGTCGGCACGTCTTACACCGTTATTTTAGGTAGGAAATATTACTTGCTGGTGGAGGTTGAAGGCAATATCTGTGGCAAAACATCCATGGTGGAAAGCTAGCTGGCGACCTGTAAAAATTCGGTCTACCAAAAGATGAAAAGTTGGTCTCTAGCGTGCGGAACTAATAATGTGGTTAAACgaatatattttgtttgaaaaatatatGTTATACAGCACTATtcaaaaattattctaaatTGTATTATACTAACAGGTTGACACCAGTGTACGCCTTCCTGATCATGATTTTTACCTGCTTCACGGCGTACATGGGATCTGGACCATGGTGGGCTCTCCATGACAACTGGACCATGCCCAGTGTCCGCGCCTGCCAGACGTACTGGGGGGCAAACCTGCTCTACATCAACAACTATGTCGGACAGGGGGTAAAGAATGCTATATCCCAAATAGCTATAGTATTGGATAACGATTATATCGAGAGGTAAcatctgttgtcttttttgatTGCGTTGCTTTTTTAAATTCTACCTTTATGCATCTATAGGAATGCAAATGTAAGATTCGTGGCACAGTCCCccaaatcacacacacacatacatacatgtatttgaaaatataaacttGAAATACGGAAAATCAAAACTTAATCGGAAGTCAACAAATGATTAATCAAAGCATTTTTTCCCTTCAATTCCACATCGATTTACAGTGTTTCGGTCATGGCTGGTACCTAGCTGTGGACATGCAGCTGTACGTGACTCTTGCAGGGGTTCTCGTGATACTCTACAGGTAAGTGAAATGACGCGCGTGTTGAAAAACTTGTAAAATTGTGCAATTACATCATATAGTCCTAACTTCAGTGCATATGCTTCTTACATAACTTCTgtgataaaaacaaacattttcctAGTAAGCTTGCCTCTTACATCTGAGAGAACGTGGCCACTATAAGTTCTTGACGTTGAACGCATTGCCACAGACGCATTGATAAGGACTATGTTGATGTTATTTTACTTCGTACACCCACAGTACTGATCGGGTACGTAAACACAATCTTCATGCAGCCTTTCTTCTGCCTTTCAGGTACCCAAAAGCTGGGGCTGTAATCGCCTGTAGTGTCATGGCGCTCGGCCTGTTTCTGAGTGGACTGTTGTATCATTTCGTAGTCAAGTAAGTCCTGAAGACTGAGAACATTTTTAAGTACAAGTATGTACTAATACTTCACTTGTACGTTGTTCATATGCCTTGCACATTTGTAATGACTTGTTCGCGTATAACCTCTGAGAgagaatattttatttttatacTTCCAAGAGGCGCACCCATTGGCTTTCTTTaacatgtaaatacttggtGGTCAAATCGATTATCAATGCGCATCTTGGCATCTATTCTCTTTAGTTTAGAACAATCAACTCTTCTTCGCGTATTGTAATCCCATGATTTAGCAGGATACAAACTATTTTGCTACAGTTTGTCAGAACATACAATCAGTTGGATATTGgggatttctttttacacaaacagTAAATCTCATCTGCTGGCGTTTCGGtgtgtcagacaccttcttcagagcttctgactggagtactgcttctcgccgcaataagaaatacagaaatacaaCCATCTGATCTTCTTCTCGGGTCACCACTCTCCCGCTCCAGTTTGATTATTTTTGACCATTTGATTATGCTATTAACAGACGTGCTTACTTTCCTGTAGTGAGGGTGGTGGAGACTATGTTGGCACTACGTACCAATGGACGTTCACCAGAATGGCGCCGTACTTCATGGGTATGCTGCTGGGGTACTGGCTTTTCAGCACCAACCGGCAAGTTCCCAATAACCCCAACACAAGGGTACGTACATAAAGAAAACTCAAGTTAGATAGAGTATCGTAGCCGAGGGTGCTTttgagtttttgttgttgtcttgcatTCACTGAGAAAGATGCATGATTAGCTATTCTTTCAACTTGTCGTACATGTCGGAAAGTGAAATGTGATCTCTTTGATTCGGATTGTCATCATCTCTTTGCATCTCGACGAAACATGACCATTGTCCACGTTCAGGTTCCATCTTTAGCTGATTCCATCCAAGTTCCTTGACTGAGAACCTATGAGTCCTAGGTAGCAAACAGATAATGTTGACATTTGTAGATTACATTTTGTGATCTTTTACATTAAGTAGATAATTGCTTGTATGTTATACATAgctaaatgatgatgataatcgaTTATGATTTTTCCATAGCAGTGTTGAACTGTAATATCTAAAGCTGATGTGATTGCTTTCCGTTGCAGAAGCTGATGTTGTTAGGCTGGGTTGTCGGGACAGCCTGCGCTCTGTTTGCCTTGGTGACCCCGTTCCGTACTCCTGGGGCCAACCTCCTGGGTCAACCCGCCTGGAGAACTTTCGACAGAAGTCTGTTCTCTGCTGGAGTCGCGTGGGTTGTGTACGCCTGCTGCGTGGGATATGGGGGTAAGACAACGTTCTAAGCTTAAGATGAAATGTGCAATCaaagtagcctccatagcaggctttctGGGCCTTTTTATTTGGtacggactggctgcacaaacgacccagtacaaaaagaagtcatcggCAAAAGTGTATCATCATGAAgccaaaaaaaggcccagagagcctgccaTGGAGGCTACAATCAAAGGCTCCTACCGCAAACTGACCAAATTAAGCTGGTATGCAAATctagaaaaatataaacaaggATAGAAGCATTTGCTGTATACGTCACATACCGTTCACCATGACCTTGGTTTCCACAGGTATCATTTCAGAGTTCCTGTCGTGGAGTGGCTGGATGCCGTTAAGTCGACTGACCTACACGGCCTACCTCATACATCCCATGATCATGCAAGTCTACTACATGTCTTACAAGGGGGCGCTGTTGTACTCGGGGATCAACTGGGTGAGACGCTAGGCTGATTCATGATTCATGATTGTCAACAACAACTTGGTATTGGACTTGGCCAACCGATGGTAAAAATTCCAACGAATAAACAACGCTTTTTTTACAGTACCTCTGCCCTCTTAACATTGTTTCAAACATTCCTATGTGATGCACCCCTGTACTAAGGCGCATGTCTCTTGCAACAGAATTTGGGAATCACTTCCCCTGTAAATGATATTGAAGATCAAGCCGGAGGCAACGAGTGCACGTGCTCCCTAGGAATATATGAAAGGATGAGAAGTATGCATACCTTACTGCACAACATTCAGTCATGTCTTGATGGATTTCCATTTCCCCAGTGGTTCCTCTTCGTGAGTTTCTCCTTCCTGGCGTTTGCCTGTGGTTTTGCTGCCTCCATGATGGCGGAGGTTCCCTTCCTGGAGCTGGAGAAGTTCGTCCTTCCCAAGCGCAGGGGCAGAGAGGCCAAATCTGAGGCGGAGAAGAGTCATGACAACGTAGCCAATGACAAAGGTAGACACATGCATTCAAAACAATCATATGATCCCGAGATGCATGACCCTGTATGCTTGAACCCACCCCATAGTACTAGTATCaattttgcaatatttttgttttataaaaTAAAACGTCATGATGATAACATTAACTTATTTTCTTCATGAATGGTTTTGACAACAGTAACTGGCGTGGCAACTCGTGTTTGATTCTTATCTTTCAATCATCTTTTGCGCGTTTCCTTCTGTATTTATAAAGGTAAATGCCAATGTGTACGTGtggttgcagaaaaaaaaagcgAAATATGTACTTTTGTGAGAAAGCGCAGTTTGTAACCATCGGTGACGTTAGATCGTTTTTGGGCGACGCCTCAGTGGCAAGGCCTTCTAGATAGAGCTCGGTTTGAAATGGTCTGGGGCCGTGGAGTTCATAGATTAGTTGATAGTTAA
Protein-coding regions in this window:
- the LOC136442375 gene encoding nose resistant to fluoxetine protein 6-like isoform X2, coding for MWGGIPGEISGYSPFYTQGVCVPKSCSDRAVGNLTWTGFLGVKPMPSWFPVAVNCQREETYATYSAGAIVALIIVSIMLGVLAVSTVYEFKITMWFSEEERKYLTVSGVGRFFLSCSVYSNTKKLFNTYQHPGQLPALHGIRVISTLWIIYGHTNFFTSYNIDIVNKVEKAQASDQWWYFIQGNMDMAVDTFLLLSGLLVTYLFMKQMKKTGGQFTWGDYGRHVLHRYFRLTPVYAFLIMIFTCFTAYMGSGPWWALHDNWTMPSVRACQTYWGANLLYINNYVGQGCFGHGWYLAVDMQLYVTLAGVLVILYRYPKAGAVIACSVMALGLFLSGLLYHFVVNEGGGDYVGTTYQWTFTRMAPYFMGMLLGYWLFSTNRQVPNNPNTRKLMLLGWVVGTACALFALVTPFRTPGANLLGQPAWRTFDRSLFSAGVAWVVYACCVGYGGIISEFLSWSGWMPLSRLTYTAYLIHPMIMQVYYMSYKGALLYSGINWWFLFVSFSFLAFACGFAASMMAEVPFLELEKFVLPKRRGREAKSEAEKSHDNVANDKDESNPNLPLLRHGGYGTTSTTETARNGNAVTNISITDNGSNISKSVNMERRSRKTLDQAM
- the LOC136442375 gene encoding O-acyltransferase like protein-like isoform X1 encodes the protein MKIMLVFVICSLIGLDKQNGNVCQVKGPNVTVPCKSSWLYVHWEGNKAEKEHAKMKITIGTILAVVSLPCCLQSTYAQSPALTEFVNYFVGLEKNKPIDWKSTLYFLNTGQLDPTCYNQAYTVHNDTILTKSYAANMLDSTGKLTPSGMFQGNWLELGDYRECTVDARNAADRPEDIEPMYCLVLWGGIPGEISGYSPFYTQGVCVPKSCSDRAVGNLTWTGFLGVKPMPSWFPVAVNCQREETYATYSAGAIVALIIVSIMLGVLAVSTVYEFKITMWFSEEERKYLTVSGVGRFFLSCSVYSNTKKLFNTYQHPGQLPALHGIRVISTLWIIYGHTNFFTSYNIDIVNKVEKAQASDQWWYFIQGNMDMAVDTFLLLSGLLVTYLFMKQMKKTGGQFTWGDYGRHVLHRYFRLTPVYAFLIMIFTCFTAYMGSGPWWALHDNWTMPSVRACQTYWGANLLYINNYVGQGCFGHGWYLAVDMQLYVTLAGVLVILYRYPKAGAVIACSVMALGLFLSGLLYHFVVNEGGGDYVGTTYQWTFTRMAPYFMGMLLGYWLFSTNRQVPNNPNTRKLMLLGWVVGTACALFALVTPFRTPGANLLGQPAWRTFDRSLFSAGVAWVVYACCVGYGGIISEFLSWSGWMPLSRLTYTAYLIHPMIMQVYYMSYKGALLYSGINWWFLFVSFSFLAFACGFAASMMAEVPFLELEKFVLPKRRGREAKSEAEKSHDNVANDKDESNPNLPLLRHGGYGTTSTTETARNGNAVTNISITDNGSNISKSVNMERRSRKTLDQAM